From Actinoplanes oblitus, a single genomic window includes:
- the hflX gene encoding GTPase HflX — protein sequence MRNTYQTPVLDEPDLTTGDLELEERHSLRRVAGLSTELTDITEVEYRQLRLERVVLVGVWTEGSVEDADNSLTELAQLAETAGSQVLEGLIQRRRQPDAATFIGRGKVDELRDAVVASGADTVICDGELSPSQLRNLEQQIKVKVVDRTALILDIFAQHAKSKEGKAQVELAQLQYLLPRLRGWGESLSRQGGGAGGGGSGGGGVGTRGPGETKLETDRRRINHRIAKLRREIKAMRTARDTKRSRRQASGTPAVAIAGYTNAGKSSLLNRLTEAGVLVENALFATLDPTTRRTSAEDGRVYTLSDTVGFVRHLPHQIVEAFRSTLEEVADADLLVHVVDGSHPDPEGQVSAVREVLGEVEADRVPELLVINKMDAADEETVLRLKRTWPDAVFVSARTGSGVQELKAAIAARLPRPAVELRILLPYDRADLVARVHRTGKVLQSRHLDDGTEFHVLVDERLAADLEQFRC from the coding sequence TTGCGAAACACGTACCAGACACCCGTCCTTGACGAGCCGGACCTGACGACCGGCGACCTCGAGCTGGAGGAGCGGCACTCGCTCAGGCGGGTGGCCGGACTCTCCACCGAGCTGACCGACATCACCGAGGTCGAGTACCGCCAGTTGCGACTCGAACGAGTCGTCCTGGTCGGCGTCTGGACCGAGGGCAGCGTGGAGGACGCGGACAACTCGCTGACCGAGCTCGCCCAACTCGCCGAGACCGCCGGCTCCCAGGTCCTCGAGGGCCTGATCCAGCGGCGTCGCCAGCCCGACGCGGCCACGTTCATCGGCCGGGGCAAGGTCGACGAGCTGCGGGACGCGGTCGTCGCCAGTGGCGCCGACACCGTCATCTGCGACGGCGAACTCTCCCCGTCCCAGCTGCGCAACCTGGAGCAGCAGATCAAGGTCAAGGTGGTCGACCGGACCGCCCTGATCCTGGACATCTTCGCCCAGCACGCGAAGAGCAAAGAGGGCAAGGCCCAGGTCGAGCTGGCCCAGCTGCAATACCTGCTGCCGCGACTGCGCGGCTGGGGTGAGTCGCTCTCCCGGCAGGGCGGTGGCGCCGGTGGCGGCGGTTCCGGTGGCGGCGGCGTGGGCACGCGCGGTCCCGGTGAGACCAAGCTGGAGACCGACCGCCGGCGGATCAACCACCGCATCGCCAAGCTGCGGCGCGAGATCAAGGCCATGCGGACGGCCCGGGACACCAAGCGGTCCCGCCGGCAGGCCAGCGGCACGCCGGCGGTGGCCATCGCCGGTTACACCAACGCCGGGAAGTCCAGCCTGCTGAACCGTCTGACCGAGGCCGGCGTCCTGGTGGAGAACGCGCTGTTCGCCACCCTGGATCCGACCACCCGGCGCACCTCGGCGGAGGACGGCCGGGTCTACACGCTCTCCGACACCGTCGGGTTCGTCAGGCACCTGCCGCACCAGATCGTCGAGGCGTTCCGCTCGACGCTGGAGGAGGTGGCCGACGCCGACCTGCTGGTGCACGTCGTCGACGGCTCGCACCCGGACCCGGAGGGTCAGGTCAGCGCGGTCCGCGAGGTGCTCGGCGAGGTCGAGGCCGACCGGGTCCCCGAGCTGCTGGTGATCAACAAGATGGACGCGGCCGACGAGGAGACCGTGCTGCGGCTCAAGCGGACCTGGCCGGACGCGGTGTTCGTCTCGGCGCGCACCGGTTCGGGCGTCCAGGAGCTGAAAGCGGCCATCGCGGCGCGGCTGCCCCGCCCGGCGGTGGAGTTGCGCATCCTGCTGCCGTACGACCGGGCCGACCTCGTCGCCCGGGTGCACCGGACCGGGAAGGTGCTCCAGTCCCGGCACCTCGACGACGGCACCGAGTTCCACGTTCTCGTCGACGAGCGGCTGGCGGCCGACCTGGAACAGTTCCGTTGCTGA
- the lexA gene encoding transcriptional repressor LexA, whose amino-acid sequence MSTDDRTSQQQPIQRQPSRSSEAGGAAAAMRRRTPSRARSADAPQLRSVTAVGSLAEPIATDLTARQRRILEFIREWGEKYGYPPSVREIGEAVGLVSPSSVAYQLKALETKGYLRRDPNRPRAVDVRSPGELVDDEALRAARPQPAYVPLVGRIAAGGPILAEQAVEDFFPLPRELVGEGEVFMLEVKGDSMIDAAICNGDWVVVRQQPTAEAGDIVAAMIDGEATVKSYRQRDGHVWLMPANPAFDPIPGDDATIMGRVVAVLRRV is encoded by the coding sequence GTGTCGACCGACGACCGCACGAGCCAGCAGCAACCGATCCAGCGGCAGCCGAGCAGATCGTCCGAGGCCGGCGGCGCCGCGGCCGCCATGCGGCGGCGCACCCCCAGCCGGGCCCGCTCCGCCGACGCCCCGCAGCTGCGTTCGGTCACCGCGGTCGGCAGCCTGGCCGAGCCGATCGCCACCGACCTGACCGCCCGGCAGCGGCGGATCCTCGAGTTCATCAGGGAGTGGGGCGAGAAATACGGTTACCCGCCCAGCGTCCGGGAGATCGGCGAGGCCGTCGGCCTGGTCTCCCCGTCCAGCGTGGCCTACCAGCTGAAGGCCCTGGAGACCAAGGGCTACCTGCGCCGCGACCCCAACCGGCCGCGTGCCGTCGACGTCCGCTCCCCCGGTGAGCTGGTCGACGACGAGGCGCTGCGGGCCGCCCGCCCGCAGCCGGCCTACGTGCCGCTGGTCGGCCGGATCGCGGCCGGTGGCCCGATCCTCGCCGAGCAGGCGGTGGAGGACTTCTTCCCGCTGCCGCGCGAGCTGGTCGGCGAGGGCGAGGTCTTCATGCTGGAGGTCAAGGGCGACTCGATGATCGACGCGGCGATCTGCAACGGCGACTGGGTGGTGGTCCGCCAGCAGCCGACCGCCGAGGCCGGCGACATCGTGGCCGCCATGATCGACGGCGAGGCCACGGTCAAGAGCTACCGTCAGCGCGACGGCCACGTCTGGCTGATGCCGGCCAACCCGGCCTTCGACCCGATCCCGGGCGACGACGCCACCATCATGGGCCGCGTGGTCGCCGTCCTGCGCCGCGTCTGA